The following are encoded in a window of Qipengyuania soli genomic DNA:
- a CDS encoding GumC family protein, with protein sequence MEPATVYGVPPQNEPGREYVSSGDDGRMVELDLHAIYSAVRRNLLWIALIMAAFVGLGIVATLLTVPQYVATSSVLVEQETEKIIEESTSPAGYQDADRFLRTQADIIGSVALATRVVESEGLAENANFFTALGAEYPTNENVDAVDLGPEGLPGLRRSLAADLLLNNLEISLPTQSRLIGISFSSSDPNLSASIANAVASNYLESNLARKFDSSAYAREFLAQQLSDARDKVEKSERDLNQYSRAAGLIRVSGQGQNADKETTLSVTNDALVQLNAASTAATAERIAAEKRWQNVAGIAPLSIPEVLANSAVQQLLTERAKVAASLAEERVKHLEEHPNVQALEAQLRDVDSQIASLGQSIKRTIRLDYETAREREGSIQGRLASTRGEALDEQDRGVQYNLLKRVAETDRALYNTLLTRFNELSATAGAASNNVSIVDLAEAPRKPDSPKPLLNMLLSLLGGMIFSGLFVAGRELLDDTVRTPTDVEEKLGLPLLGMIPMAEGEFIEDDLDDPKSGASEAYQSLVTNLRYYSADGIPKTILVTSSQQGEGKSTTSLQLAREFAKLNKRTLLIDADLRRPTLHRRLPGRREVDGFTSVLAGEKTPAEVIVQSDRPNLDFMTALPIPPAPSALLATADIKGLIERLGEHYDHIIFDAPPVLGLSDAPSMAAQIHSAILVVDSTSGKRGGVNSALGRLAMVNSRPMGAVLTKFDPRQAGSAYSYYGSGYYSYEHSSSD encoded by the coding sequence TTGGAACCCGCAACCGTCTACGGGGTACCGCCTCAAAACGAACCTGGCAGGGAATATGTCAGTTCGGGTGACGATGGTCGCATGGTCGAACTCGACCTGCACGCGATCTATTCCGCCGTCCGGCGGAACCTGCTGTGGATCGCCCTGATCATGGCCGCTTTTGTCGGTCTTGGTATTGTGGCGACCTTGTTGACCGTCCCGCAGTACGTCGCGACCTCGAGCGTTCTGGTCGAGCAAGAGACCGAGAAGATTATCGAGGAATCGACCAGTCCCGCTGGTTATCAGGACGCTGATCGCTTCCTTCGTACGCAGGCGGACATCATCGGATCGGTTGCTCTCGCCACCCGCGTGGTCGAATCCGAGGGTCTGGCCGAGAATGCGAATTTCTTCACCGCGTTGGGTGCCGAATATCCGACCAATGAGAATGTCGATGCCGTCGATCTCGGGCCCGAGGGCCTGCCCGGCCTTCGTCGCTCCCTTGCCGCCGATCTCCTCCTGAACAATCTTGAGATTTCGCTCCCTACCCAGAGCAGGCTGATCGGCATCAGTTTTTCCAGTAGCGATCCCAATCTCTCCGCTTCCATCGCAAATGCGGTCGCTTCGAACTATCTCGAGAGCAATCTCGCGAGAAAGTTCGACAGCTCCGCCTATGCGCGTGAGTTCCTCGCGCAGCAGCTCAGCGATGCCCGCGACAAGGTTGAGAAGAGCGAGCGCGATCTCAACCAGTATTCGCGTGCAGCGGGCCTCATCCGTGTTTCTGGTCAGGGGCAGAACGCAGACAAGGAAACCACCCTGTCGGTGACCAATGATGCACTGGTCCAGTTGAACGCTGCATCCACTGCCGCCACAGCCGAACGCATTGCAGCTGAGAAGCGCTGGCAGAATGTCGCAGGTATCGCCCCGCTTTCGATCCCCGAAGTGCTTGCCAATTCCGCCGTCCAGCAGCTGCTGACGGAACGGGCCAAGGTCGCAGCGTCGCTTGCCGAAGAGCGTGTAAAACACCTCGAGGAGCATCCCAATGTGCAGGCACTCGAAGCCCAACTGCGCGATGTCGACTCCCAGATCGCCTCGCTCGGCCAGTCGATCAAGCGGACGATCCGCCTAGATTATGAAACCGCGCGCGAACGCGAGGGTTCGATACAGGGCAGGCTCGCTTCGACGCGCGGGGAAGCATTGGACGAGCAGGACCGCGGCGTGCAGTATAACCTGCTCAAACGCGTGGCGGAAACCGATCGCGCGCTCTACAACACGCTCTTGACGCGCTTCAATGAATTGAGTGCCACCGCCGGCGCGGCTTCCAACAACGTTTCCATAGTCGACCTTGCGGAAGCTCCGCGCAAACCGGACTCACCGAAACCGCTGCTCAATATGCTGCTTTCTCTGCTTGGCGGGATGATCTTCAGCGGCCTCTTCGTCGCCGGGCGTGAATTGCTTGACGATACCGTCCGCACGCCGACCGACGTTGAAGAAAAGCTTGGTCTGCCATTGCTGGGCATGATCCCGATGGCGGAGGGTGAATTCATCGAGGATGACCTCGACGATCCGAAGTCCGGCGCAAGCGAGGCGTACCAGTCGCTGGTAACCAACCTGCGCTATTATTCGGCCGACGGTATTCCGAAGACGATCCTGGTCACCAGTTCGCAGCAGGGGGAGGGCAAGTCGACCACATCGCTGCAGTTGGCGCGCGAATTCGCAAAGCTGAACAAGCGTACTTTGCTGATCGACGCCGACCTTCGTCGACCGACGCTGCACCGTCGTCTCCCGGGACGTCGCGAAGTGGATGGGTTCACCTCCGTCCTTGCCGGTGAGAAGACCCCTGCCGAAGTTATCGTCCAGTCGGACCGGCCAAACCTCGATTTCATGACAGCACTCCCGATTCCGCCTGCACCCTCGGCACTTCTGGCAACGGCTGACATCAAGGGACTGATCGAACGGCTTGGCGAACATTATGATCATATCATTTTCGACGCGCCACCGGTACTCGGATTGTCGGATGCTCCGTCGATGGCGGCGCAGATCCACTCGGCGATCCTCGTTGTTGACTCGACGAGCGGCAAGCGCGGCGGGGTGAACTCCGCGCTTGGGCGTCTTGCCATGGTCAATTCGCGTCCGATGGGGGCGGTGCTCACCAAGTTCGATCCGCGTCAGGCGGGTAGCGCTTACAGCTACTATGGCTCGGGATATTATTCGTACGAGCATAGCAGTTCGGACTGA
- a CDS encoding polysaccharide biosynthesis/export family protein, with amino-acid sequence MKFLRALAILSGTLLVTGCFSPAADMPRGEAAYRLMPPPDTVNGPQVYRIGVLDVLSVRVFQEEELSFETLAVDAAGTINFPLVGEVQAAGKTPIELSDELEAGLGSRFIRNPQVVVGVVSSAGQRVTVDGSVAEPGVYEIAGNSSLLESIARAQGTTNVASEKEVIIFRMIDGQRYGALFDLRQIREGKAPDPEVLGGDRIVVGLSGVKSAYQDFLRAAPLLNVFTRF; translated from the coding sequence TTGAAATTCCTTCGCGCTTTGGCAATTCTCTCGGGGACGCTCCTCGTTACAGGATGCTTTTCTCCCGCTGCGGATATGCCGCGAGGTGAAGCTGCATATCGGCTCATGCCGCCACCTGACACGGTCAATGGACCTCAAGTCTATCGTATCGGCGTCCTGGATGTCCTTTCGGTTCGCGTTTTCCAGGAAGAGGAACTCTCTTTCGAGACGCTGGCGGTCGATGCTGCCGGGACCATCAATTTCCCGCTGGTCGGTGAAGTGCAGGCAGCTGGTAAGACGCCTATCGAACTCAGTGACGAGCTCGAGGCTGGCCTCGGTTCGCGCTTCATCCGCAATCCCCAGGTCGTCGTAGGTGTCGTGTCGTCAGCAGGGCAGCGCGTGACCGTGGACGGAAGCGTCGCCGAACCTGGCGTCTACGAGATCGCCGGTAACTCCTCTCTACTTGAATCAATCGCGCGGGCGCAGGGTACGACCAATGTCGCTTCGGAGAAGGAAGTCATCATCTTCCGCATGATCGACGGGCAGCGCTACGGCGCTCTGTTCGACCTGCGCCAAATTCGCGAAGGCAAGGCGCCCGACCCGGAAGTTCTGGGTGGTGACAGGATTGTCGTCGGACTTTCGGGCGTGAAGAGTGCGTATCAGGACTTCCTGCGCGCCGCTCCGCTCCTCAACGTATTTACCAGGTTTTGA
- a CDS encoding O-antigen ligase family protein, with product MIFLVAVLLGGGGSRYALSNLSVQLVAIGYLVFAIDRAMTGWRDLRTSLRVLVAITLLLPLVQLIPLPPALWQALPGGETALRSRELVGASSQWFPLTQDRARTVLAFAALVPPFVIAVLRPREDFSQIFVRLIVGLGVLNISLGAVQFVAGANIPYGYPMVETGRIYGLFANHNTSGLFFVVALCSLAGLEIDAASKRVQMALKIALGGLFVIGVLLTQSRSSAVLMLIPLLYFVFAFLRARSRSGRSLNWKVFVPVVAFALVVAWFGLTQERLGQTMERFGDLQDERPAIWRDTLAAITAYFPFGSGIGSFDEVFQYFESLETLSPAFARRAHNDYLELGVEAGILGWLLLGGWLFWGAWTWLAQKSRGLDGSQVAASLAILSIAGQSAIDYPLRNQAFLCLAVIFVVMLAGRSLNKGSGH from the coding sequence GTGATATTCCTCGTGGCCGTCCTCCTGGGCGGGGGTGGCAGCCGCTATGCGCTGTCCAATCTTTCCGTTCAGCTGGTTGCCATCGGGTACCTGGTGTTCGCCATCGACCGCGCGATGACGGGGTGGCGTGACTTGCGAACATCACTGCGTGTCCTCGTGGCGATTACCCTTTTATTGCCGCTCGTGCAGCTGATCCCTCTTCCTCCGGCTCTCTGGCAAGCCCTCCCGGGCGGTGAGACCGCATTGCGGTCGCGAGAACTCGTCGGTGCCTCCAGCCAATGGTTCCCCTTGACGCAGGATAGGGCGCGAACCGTGCTCGCTTTCGCGGCACTTGTCCCTCCTTTCGTCATTGCTGTCCTGCGTCCGCGGGAAGACTTTTCGCAAATATTCGTGCGCTTGATCGTTGGTCTTGGCGTACTCAATATTTCGCTCGGTGCAGTGCAGTTCGTGGCGGGTGCCAACATACCTTACGGCTACCCGATGGTTGAGACGGGTCGGATCTACGGCTTGTTCGCAAACCACAACACCAGCGGCCTGTTTTTCGTCGTGGCATTGTGCTCGCTCGCCGGGCTCGAAATCGATGCAGCATCCAAACGTGTGCAGATGGCTTTGAAGATCGCCCTTGGCGGCCTGTTCGTCATTGGTGTGCTGTTGACGCAGTCGCGTTCGAGCGCAGTCTTGATGCTGATCCCGCTCCTGTATTTCGTTTTTGCGTTTCTGCGCGCAAGATCAAGGAGCGGCCGCTCGCTGAACTGGAAGGTTTTCGTTCCAGTCGTGGCATTCGCCCTGGTCGTCGCATGGTTCGGATTGACGCAGGAACGGCTCGGCCAGACCATGGAGCGCTTCGGCGATCTTCAGGATGAAAGGCCCGCAATCTGGCGGGATACCCTTGCCGCAATAACTGCCTATTTCCCTTTCGGGAGCGGGATCGGGTCATTCGACGAAGTATTCCAGTATTTCGAATCCCTGGAAACGCTGTCTCCCGCCTTCGCTCGCCGAGCGCACAACGACTACCTAGAGCTCGGAGTTGAGGCTGGCATTTTGGGCTGGCTGCTGCTCGGAGGATGGCTGTTTTGGGGTGCTTGGACGTGGCTGGCCCAGAAGTCGCGCGGACTTGATGGATCACAGGTAGCTGCGAGCCTCGCAATCCTGTCAATCGCAGGTCAATCGGCGATAGACTACCCGCTCCGCAATCAGGCCTTTTTGTGCCTTGCTGTCATTTTTGTCGTTATGCTAGCTGGCCGCTCGCTCAATAAGGGATCGGGTCATTGA
- a CDS encoding exopolysaccharide biosynthesis polyprenyl glycosylphosphotransferase, with protein MLRQKLPDSKPRTSKEDLRIRLYLFQGLGDIAVVLGSFLLAGGLYMGQWPSHFALAMSYAYIPLFVIMSVYQRSYSIPALYDVRYAVGRATLALVTSALLCFVVIFYAQANEKFSRVMFSMALVSSWMGISVIRWITHELIEKYYSGAASNVLIVHDGGPHVEVKGAQYMSTEDLPVHLARYEPESLDVFGRLFRTMDRVIVSCSVERRLDWAEILRAAGVRGEVVSQSLEELGALALERENGWVSVVISTGPLGLRDRFIKRIMDVAITIPALILLSPIMLITAVAIKLEDGGPIFFVQERMGRSNCLFKMLKFRSMSVGDLDVRGDRSTSRTDSRVTRVGSFIRKTSIDELPQLINVLRSEMSIVGPRPHALGSQAGDKLFWEIHSDYWQRHSLKPGLTGLAQVRGFRGATETEGHLTDRLTADLEYIRNWSPMGDIRIMLATARVLIHPNAY; from the coding sequence ATGCTGAGACAAAAGCTCCCTGACAGTAAGCCGCGTACCTCGAAGGAGGATCTGCGGATTCGTTTGTACCTGTTCCAGGGCCTGGGGGACATTGCAGTCGTTCTGGGCAGCTTCTTGCTGGCCGGCGGGCTCTATATGGGCCAATGGCCCTCGCATTTCGCGCTCGCGATGAGCTATGCCTACATCCCGCTGTTCGTCATCATGTCGGTGTACCAGCGCAGCTATTCGATCCCCGCCCTGTACGACGTGAGGTATGCAGTCGGAAGGGCTACCTTGGCGCTCGTCACGTCCGCCCTCCTTTGTTTCGTGGTCATCTTCTATGCACAAGCGAACGAGAAATTCTCGCGCGTGATGTTCTCGATGGCACTGGTCTCGTCATGGATGGGCATCAGCGTAATCCGCTGGATTACCCACGAACTGATTGAGAAATACTACAGCGGCGCCGCGAGCAATGTGCTGATCGTCCACGACGGCGGTCCGCACGTGGAGGTCAAAGGCGCGCAATACATGTCTACCGAGGACTTGCCGGTCCACCTCGCCCGCTACGAACCCGAATCGCTGGACGTGTTCGGGCGATTGTTTCGCACAATGGACAGGGTGATCGTCAGTTGTTCTGTGGAGCGCCGCCTCGACTGGGCCGAGATTCTAAGGGCTGCAGGAGTACGAGGCGAGGTTGTATCGCAGTCGCTCGAGGAGCTTGGTGCTCTCGCACTTGAACGAGAGAATGGCTGGGTGAGTGTGGTCATTTCCACCGGACCGCTTGGCCTGCGCGACCGCTTCATCAAGCGGATCATGGATGTCGCAATCACCATACCTGCGCTGATCTTGCTGAGTCCCATCATGTTGATCACTGCCGTCGCCATCAAGCTCGAGGACGGCGGTCCAATTTTCTTCGTGCAAGAGCGCATGGGCAGGTCGAATTGCCTCTTCAAGATGCTCAAATTCCGATCGATGTCGGTTGGCGATCTGGATGTTCGAGGCGATCGGTCGACGTCCCGCACTGACAGCCGCGTGACACGTGTCGGATCATTCATCAGGAAGACAAGTATTGATGAGCTCCCTCAGCTAATAAATGTCCTTCGGTCAGAAATGAGTATTGTCGGTCCGCGCCCGCACGCCTTGGGGTCTCAGGCCGGCGACAAGCTGTTTTGGGAAATCCACAGCGACTACTGGCAGCGTCATTCGCTCAAGCCAGGCCTCACTGGCTTGGCGCAAGTCCGTGGATTCAGAGGCGCAACCGAAACGGAGGGGCATTTGACCGACCGTCTGACTGCCGATCTTGAGTACATTCGAAACTGGTCGCCGATGGGGGATATCCGCATCATGCTTGCGACCGCCAGGGTGCTGATACATCCCAATGCATATTAG
- a CDS encoding WcaI family glycosyltransferase, producing the protein MTRLLFLGLNFAPEEIGVGHYSTQLVEHWLGHGHEATIVAAKPYYPQWHTWPGYKAGWQSGAHGAARICRCPIYVPSKPTGFRRIVHYATFGLSAFFPAITAAIRTRPDIVMTVAPSLLAAPIALVAAKVCGARSWLHVQDFEVQAAFATGLLGDSGFIARLAKRFERWTFGKFDTVSTISSQMCKRLAQNDVQQDRIVEMRNWADLDQISPLSAPSSYRERWAVKTPHVALYSGNIANKQGLDLIIDAARILKDRKDLTFVICGNGSDRSALEERSGSLPNVQFHDLQPRAELGELLGLATIHLLPHLERAADLMLPSKLANMLASGRPVVATAVEGTGLSQEVEGVGLVTPPRDADAFASAIVTLMEDPALHSRFSAAARLRAETRWNKQEILAPFMEAAGVPRLAKR; encoded by the coding sequence GTGACGCGTCTTCTGTTTCTGGGCCTCAATTTCGCACCCGAGGAAATCGGCGTAGGCCATTACAGCACGCAATTGGTCGAGCATTGGTTAGGCCATGGCCATGAAGCGACGATCGTAGCTGCCAAGCCTTACTATCCCCAGTGGCATACCTGGCCAGGATACAAGGCTGGCTGGCAATCCGGTGCTCATGGCGCAGCGCGCATCTGTCGATGCCCCATTTACGTCCCTTCGAAGCCTACGGGCTTCAGGAGGATCGTCCACTACGCGACGTTTGGCCTTTCGGCCTTCTTTCCCGCTATCACGGCGGCGATACGGACCAGACCCGACATCGTCATGACCGTCGCACCATCGCTTCTCGCTGCGCCCATCGCACTCGTTGCAGCCAAAGTTTGCGGGGCGAGAAGCTGGCTGCACGTGCAGGATTTCGAGGTGCAGGCCGCTTTTGCGACCGGCTTGCTGGGTGATAGCGGGTTCATTGCTCGCCTGGCCAAGCGCTTCGAGCGCTGGACATTTGGCAAGTTCGATACCGTGAGCACGATATCTTCCCAGATGTGCAAGCGCCTGGCCCAGAATGATGTCCAGCAGGACCGCATTGTCGAGATGCGCAACTGGGCAGACCTGGACCAGATCTCCCCGCTAAGCGCCCCGTCCTCATATCGCGAACGCTGGGCAGTCAAGACGCCTCACGTGGCGCTCTACTCGGGCAACATTGCGAACAAGCAAGGGCTGGACCTCATTATCGATGCAGCCAGGATCCTGAAGGACCGCAAAGATCTGACCTTCGTAATCTGCGGCAATGGGTCCGACCGGTCGGCCCTGGAAGAGCGATCAGGTTCGCTCCCCAACGTGCAGTTCCACGACCTCCAGCCGCGTGCGGAACTGGGGGAGCTGCTTGGCCTCGCGACGATCCACCTTTTGCCGCATCTCGAGCGGGCCGCCGACCTTATGCTGCCATCGAAACTGGCCAACATGCTGGCATCCGGCCGGCCCGTGGTTGCAACTGCGGTCGAAGGAACCGGCCTGTCGCAGGAAGTCGAAGGCGTCGGGCTGGTAACCCCGCCGCGCGACGCTGATGCATTTGCTTCAGCCATCGTCACGCTTATGGAAGACCCAGCCCTACACTCCCGCTTTTCTGCCGCTGCACGCCTCCGGGCCGAAACGCGCTGGAACAAGCAGGAGATACTTGCGCCTTTCATGGAAGCTGCGGGTGTCCCTCGTTTAGCGAAACGTTGA
- a CDS encoding NADP-dependent isocitrate dehydrogenase produces the protein MAKIKVANPVVELDGDEMTRIIWQWIRERLILPYLDVDLKYYDLSVEKRDETDDQITIDAANAIKQYGVGVKCATITPDEARVEEFNLKKMWKSPNGTIRNILGGVVFREPIVIDNVPRLVPGWTDPIVVGRHAFGDQYRATDTLIPGPGKLRLVFEGENGENLDLEVFDFPSSGVAMAMYNLDDSIRDFARASFNYGLNLGWPVYLSTKNTIMKAYDGRFKDLFQEVFDTEGFAEKFKEKNIVYEHRLIDDMVASALKWNGKFVWACKNYDGDVQSDTVAQGFGSLGLMTSVLMTPDGKTVEAEAAHGTVTRHYRQHQQGKATSTNPIASIFAWTRGLMYRGKFDNTPDVVRFAETLEKVCIKTVESGKMTKDLALLIGPEQSWMTTEQFFEAIVQNLEKEMAGWA, from the coding sequence ATGGCGAAGATCAAGGTGGCAAACCCGGTCGTCGAACTCGACGGCGACGAAATGACCCGCATCATCTGGCAGTGGATCCGCGAACGGCTGATCCTGCCCTATCTCGATGTCGACCTGAAGTACTACGACCTCTCGGTCGAGAAGCGTGACGAGACGGACGACCAGATCACCATCGATGCCGCAAATGCCATCAAGCAGTATGGCGTAGGCGTTAAGTGCGCCACGATCACTCCCGACGAAGCCCGCGTCGAGGAATTCAACCTGAAGAAGATGTGGAAGTCGCCCAACGGCACGATCCGCAACATCCTCGGCGGCGTCGTCTTCCGCGAACCCATCGTAATCGACAACGTGCCGCGCCTGGTGCCCGGCTGGACCGATCCGATCGTCGTCGGTCGCCACGCATTCGGCGACCAGTATCGCGCAACCGACACGCTGATCCCTGGGCCTGGCAAGCTGCGCCTGGTGTTCGAGGGTGAGAATGGCGAAAACCTCGATCTCGAGGTCTTCGACTTCCCGAGTTCGGGCGTCGCCATGGCGATGTACAACCTCGACGATTCGATCCGCGACTTCGCCCGGGCGAGCTTCAACTACGGCCTCAACCTCGGTTGGCCGGTGTATCTGTCGACCAAGAACACGATCATGAAGGCATACGACGGGCGCTTCAAGGACCTGTTCCAGGAGGTGTTCGACACCGAGGGCTTCGCAGAGAAGTTCAAGGAAAAGAACATCGTCTACGAACACCGCCTGATCGACGACATGGTCGCATCGGCGCTGAAGTGGAACGGCAAGTTCGTCTGGGCCTGCAAGAACTATGACGGCGACGTGCAGTCCGATACGGTCGCGCAGGGCTTCGGTTCGCTCGGCCTGATGACTTCGGTCCTGATGACGCCGGACGGCAAGACCGTGGAAGCGGAGGCCGCTCACGGCACGGTCACGCGCCACTATCGCCAGCACCAGCAAGGCAAGGCGACCTCGACCAACCCGATTGCCTCGATCTTCGCCTGGACCCGCGGCCTCATGTATCGCGGCAAGTTCGACAATACGCCCGACGTCGTCCGCTTTGCAGAGACGCTCGAGAAGGTCTGCATCAAGACCGTCGAAAGCGGCAAGATGACCAAGGACCTCGCGCTCCTCATCGGCCCCGAACAGAGCTGGATGACCACCGAGCAGTTCTTCGAGGCAATCGTTCAGAACCTCGAGAAGGAAATGGCTGGCTGGGCCTAA
- a CDS encoding bifunctional GNAT family N-acetyltransferase/carbon-nitrogen hydrolase family protein, whose protein sequence is MAKTPAKKKPATRRKASEKFGQRRLEIRNARIRDIPGIANLVRRVYNDMPAYTHGEVRGQINNFREGCFVALLDEEVVGYCATMQVAETLAFQDHDWDEITGNGFGSRHDPTGDWLYGYEMCVDPKVRGVRIGRRLYEERRALAEENDLKGVIFAGRMPNYRRHKRKVDGPQDYLDQVVAGKIHDPVLRFQLANGFEPERVLENYLPEDKASEANAVMMVWRNPYVEADQPPKKRLPRGVEAVRVATCQLQARAVKDYAEFLSTIEYFVDVASDYESDFILFPELFTLMLLSYEEKELSPVEAIERLSEYTPRLKQDISDMAMRFNINIIAGSHPTRMDDGDIHNVAYVCLRDGSVHEQEKIHPTPNERYWWNIKGGDKIDVIQTDCGPIGVQICYDSEFPELSRRLADEGARIIFVPFCTDSRQGYLRVRYCGQARAIENQCFVVLSGNVGNLPNVGNMDIQYAQSCILTPCDFPFARDGIAAEATENVETLTISDINLADLSWARAEGTVRNLADRRFDLYRIEWDEDGKHRGKPRPRREPLGPTGPGGG, encoded by the coding sequence TTGGCCAAGACACCTGCGAAGAAGAAACCTGCTACCCGCCGCAAGGCGAGCGAGAAGTTCGGCCAGCGGCGGCTCGAGATCCGCAATGCACGGATCAGGGACATTCCCGGCATCGCGAACCTCGTGCGGCGGGTCTACAACGACATGCCGGCCTACACCCACGGTGAGGTACGCGGGCAGATCAACAACTTCCGCGAAGGCTGTTTCGTCGCCCTGCTCGACGAGGAAGTCGTCGGCTATTGCGCGACGATGCAGGTGGCCGAGACGCTGGCCTTTCAAGACCACGACTGGGATGAGATCACCGGCAACGGATTCGGCAGTCGCCACGACCCCACCGGCGACTGGCTCTACGGCTACGAAATGTGCGTCGATCCCAAGGTACGCGGCGTGCGCATCGGCCGCAGGCTGTACGAGGAACGCCGTGCCCTGGCTGAGGAGAACGACCTTAAGGGCGTGATCTTTGCAGGCCGGATGCCCAATTACCGCCGGCACAAACGCAAGGTCGACGGCCCACAGGATTACCTCGACCAGGTCGTCGCCGGGAAGATCCATGATCCCGTGTTGCGCTTCCAGCTGGCCAACGGATTCGAGCCCGAACGCGTGCTCGAAAACTACCTGCCCGAGGACAAGGCATCCGAAGCCAATGCCGTGATGATGGTATGGCGCAATCCCTATGTGGAAGCCGACCAGCCGCCCAAGAAGCGCCTGCCCCGCGGAGTGGAGGCAGTTCGCGTGGCGACCTGCCAACTGCAGGCCCGCGCCGTAAAGGACTACGCGGAATTCCTCTCAACCATCGAATATTTCGTCGATGTCGCAAGCGATTACGAGAGCGACTTCATCCTCTTTCCCGAGCTCTTCACCCTGATGCTGCTGAGTTACGAGGAAAAGGAACTCTCCCCAGTCGAGGCGATCGAGCGTCTCTCCGAGTACACTCCGCGCCTGAAGCAGGACATCTCCGACATGGCGATGCGCTTCAACATCAATATCATCGCGGGGAGCCACCCGACCCGCATGGACGATGGGGACATCCATAATGTCGCTTACGTCTGCCTCCGCGACGGTTCGGTGCATGAGCAGGAAAAGATCCATCCCACGCCCAACGAGCGATACTGGTGGAACATCAAGGGTGGCGACAAGATCGACGTCATCCAGACCGACTGCGGCCCGATTGGCGTGCAGATATGCTATGACAGCGAATTCCCGGAACTCAGTCGCCGCCTGGCGGACGAAGGTGCCCGCATCATATTCGTGCCGTTCTGCACCGACAGCCGCCAAGGGTATCTGCGTGTGCGCTATTGCGGTCAGGCTCGCGCGATCGAGAACCAGTGCTTCGTCGTCCTCAGCGGCAATGTCGGTAACCTGCCCAATGTCGGCAACATGGACATCCAGTATGCCCAGAGCTGCATCCTGACGCCGTGCGATTTTCCCTTCGCCCGCGACGGGATTGCCGCCGAAGCGACCGAGAACGTGGAGACGCTCACCATTAGCGACATCAACCTCGCCGACCTCAGCTGGGCTCGTGCGGAGGGTACGGTCCGCAACCTCGCCGACCGTCGCTTTGACCTCTACCGCATCGAATGGGACGAGGACGGCAAGCACAGAGGCAAACCGCGCCCGCGTCGCGAGCCCCTTGGACCTACCGGCCCCGGTGGAGGCTAG